A region of Beijerinckia sp. 28-YEA-48 DNA encodes the following proteins:
- a CDS encoding undecaprenyl-diphosphate phosphatase codes for MSTIEAIKALILGVVEGFTEFLPVSSTGHLLLIGHFLGFESKGKTFEVLVQLGAILAILIVYFKKLWSILLALPSDPRARSFVIGILIAFLPAAIIGAALHNFIKDVLFNPMIVCTTLIAGGLVLLAVEDMPLKSKFTDVMDFPPLMCLKIGFFQCLAMVPGVSRSGATIVGSMLMGAEKRAAAEFSFFLAMPTMAGAFAYDLFKNYKLLDFNDVALIVIGFVAAFFSALLVVRGFLNYVSRHGFKVFAWWRIIVGIVGWIGLYFVPVR; via the coding sequence ATGTCAACGATTGAAGCCATCAAGGCGCTGATCCTTGGTGTGGTGGAAGGCTTCACCGAATTCCTGCCCGTGTCCTCGACCGGCCATTTGCTGCTGATCGGCCATTTCCTTGGCTTCGAGTCGAAGGGCAAGACATTCGAGGTTCTGGTGCAGCTCGGCGCCATCCTTGCCATCCTCATCGTCTATTTTAAAAAGCTGTGGTCGATCCTGCTGGCGCTGCCCAGCGATCCCAGAGCCCGCTCCTTCGTCATCGGCATTCTCATCGCCTTTCTGCCCGCCGCCATCATCGGCGCGGCGTTGCACAACTTTATCAAGGATGTGCTGTTCAATCCGATGATCGTTTGCACCACGTTGATCGCCGGCGGTCTTGTTCTTCTGGCGGTTGAAGACATGCCGCTGAAAAGCAAGTTCACCGATGTGATGGATTTCCCGCCGCTGATGTGCCTGAAGATCGGTTTTTTCCAATGCCTTGCCATGGTGCCTGGCGTGTCGCGCTCCGGCGCCACCATCGTCGGTTCGATGCTGATGGGCGCCGAGAAGCGCGCAGCGGCGGAGTTCTCCTTCTTCCTCGCCATGCCGACCATGGCCGGCGCTTTCGCCTATGATCTGTTCAAGAACTACAAGCTGCTGGATTTCAACGATGTCGCGCTCATCGTCATCGGCTTCGTCGCCGCGTTTTTCTCAGCGCTGCTCGTCGTGCGTGGCTTCTTGAATTACGTGTCGCGCCACGGCTTCAAGGTCTTTGCCTGGTGGCGCATCATCGTCGGCATTGTCGGCTGGATCGGCCTTTACTTCGTGCCGGTACGCTAA
- a CDS encoding glutathione S-transferase family protein translates to MPVLFHHPLCPHSRFIRIALAEYGLEPELIEERAFERRNEFLMINPAAETPVLVEPNQLVVPGVGNIAEYLDETHGASLGAHRLLPQDTAGRVEVRRLMDWFNGKFFAEVSNFLVTEKVYKRYMTAAAGGGAPDMDAVRAGRANIRYHMAYIGWLTSKRKWLAGDMMTYADLAAAAHLSCADYLGDVPWAEDDTAKEWYARIKSRPSFRALLNDRVPGMAPGAAYANLDF, encoded by the coding sequence ATGCCCGTTTTGTTTCATCATCCGCTTTGTCCTCATTCGCGTTTCATCCGCATCGCGCTCGCCGAATATGGGCTTGAGCCGGAGTTGATCGAAGAACGAGCTTTCGAGCGCAGGAATGAATTCCTCATGATCAATCCGGCGGCTGAAACGCCGGTGCTAGTCGAGCCAAATCAATTGGTCGTCCCGGGGGTCGGCAATATCGCCGAATATCTCGATGAGACCCATGGCGCGAGCCTCGGCGCGCATCGGCTGTTGCCCCAGGATACCGCCGGCCGGGTCGAAGTGCGCCGGTTGATGGACTGGTTCAACGGTAAATTCTTTGCCGAAGTGTCGAATTTCCTAGTCACCGAGAAGGTCTACAAGCGCTATATGACCGCCGCGGCCGGCGGCGGCGCGCCCGATATGGACGCCGTGCGCGCTGGACGGGCCAACATCCGCTATCATATGGCCTATATCGGCTGGCTGACCTCTAAACGAAAATGGCTGGCCGGCGATATGATGACCTATGCCGACCTGGCGGCGGCAGCGCATCTTTCCTGCGCGGATTATTTGGGCGACGTGCCATGGGCGGAAGACGACACGGCGAAGGAATGGTATGCGCGGATCAAGTCGCGACCGTCGTTCCGCGCCCTGCTGAACGACCGGGTGCCGGGCATGGCGCCGGGAGCGGCTTACGCCAACCTCGATTTCTGA
- the queG gene encoding tRNA epoxyqueuosine(34) reductase QueG, with product MVCADQVATVVPRPAERPGAGHGAGSGLRQPRFLSPSFIDALRQRAAELGFDQCRIAAPDAIPQAPARLQQWLGEGAHGEMDWMAETAERRSDPRALWSEVRSVIVLAVNYGPDTDPLASLDQKSQATISVYARNRDYHEHIKGRLKMLAQFLISRADAEADVKVFVDTAPVMEKPLAAAAGIGWQGKHTNLVSRDHGSWLFLGTIFTTLPLPIDPPESDHCGSCRACLDICPTKAFPAPYRLDARRCISYLTIEHKGSIDPQLRTAMGNRIYGCDDCLAACPWNKFAEVAREAKFQARDDLVAPPLTELAALDDAAFRTKFSGSPIKRIGRDRFVRNVMIAIGNSADAALVPVARARLDDASPLVRAMAVWALQQLLPSHQFAALHQQVAARELDPVVLAEWAANATSRTMS from the coding sequence ATGGTATGCGCGGATCAAGTCGCGACCGTCGTTCCGCGCCCTGCTGAACGACCGGGTGCCGGGCATGGCGCCGGGAGCGGCTTACGCCAACCTCGATTTCTGAGTCCGTCCTTCATCGACGCGCTGCGCCAACGCGCGGCCGAGTTGGGCTTCGATCAATGTCGCATCGCCGCGCCTGACGCCATTCCACAAGCCCCGGCGCGCCTGCAGCAATGGCTTGGTGAGGGCGCCCATGGCGAGATGGACTGGATGGCGGAAACCGCCGAGCGCCGCAGCGACCCGCGCGCATTGTGGAGCGAAGTGCGCAGCGTCATCGTGCTCGCCGTCAATTATGGCCCCGACACCGATCCCCTGGCGTCGCTCGATCAGAAATCGCAAGCGACAATCTCGGTCTATGCGCGCAATCGCGACTATCATGAACACATCAAGGGCCGGCTCAAAATGCTGGCGCAGTTTCTCATCAGCCGCGCCGATGCCGAAGCGGATGTGAAGGTGTTCGTCGACACCGCGCCGGTGATGGAAAAGCCGCTGGCAGCCGCGGCCGGTATCGGCTGGCAAGGCAAGCACACCAATCTGGTGTCGCGCGATCATGGCTCGTGGCTGTTTCTCGGCACGATCTTCACGACCTTGCCGTTGCCGATCGATCCGCCTGAAAGCGATCACTGCGGCTCATGCCGGGCCTGTCTCGACATCTGCCCGACCAAGGCTTTTCCCGCGCCCTATCGGCTCGATGCGCGGCGCTGCATTTCCTATCTGACCATCGAGCACAAGGGATCGATCGATCCGCAGTTGCGCACGGCCATGGGCAATCGCATCTATGGCTGCGATGACTGTCTGGCAGCTTGCCCCTGGAACAAATTCGCGGAAGTGGCGCGCGAAGCAAAATTCCAAGCGCGCGATGATCTGGTGGCGCCGCCGCTGACTGAGCTCGCCGCACTTGACGATGCGGCCTTTCGCACCAAGTTCTCCGGTAGCCCGATCAAGCGCATCGGCCGCGACCGCTTTGTCCGCAATGTGATGATCGCCATCGGCAATTCTGCCGACGCGGCACTCGTGCCCGTGGCGCGAGCGCGACTCGACGATGCGTCGCCACTGGTGCGCGCCATGGCGGTGTGGGCACTGCAGCAATTACTGCCCTCACACCAGTTTGCCGCATTGCATCAGCAGGTGGCCGCGCGGGAGTTAGACCCGGTCGTGCTTGCGGAATGGGCAGCGAATGCTACAAGTCGGACCATGAGCTAG
- a CDS encoding SDR family oxidoreductase, which produces MNLFVFGLGYSALHYILKHRPDYDSIAGTVTRPEKKAEFVATGIKTYLFSADVVEDGIAQALSEADVILVSIPPGEAGDPVLTKFALSLTRTKRLRKIIYLSTVGVYGDRRGEWVDEDTAPLTTNTRSLMRLAAENLWRALAREGNRSLYVLRLAGIYGPRRNPLVQLRDGKAKRLVKKDQVFNRIHVDDIVQAIAKCVARDRAGEDLVLNIADGHPAPPQDVVTYAASLMQVEPPPLIDYETADLSEMTRSFYAECKRISIEAARFELGFEPIHPTYREGLQRLWEAGEGR; this is translated from the coding sequence ATGAACCTTTTTGTGTTCGGCCTCGGTTATTCAGCACTGCATTACATTCTCAAGCATCGGCCTGACTACGACAGCATTGCAGGCACAGTTACCCGGCCCGAGAAGAAGGCCGAATTCGTCGCCACAGGGATCAAGACCTATCTCTTCTCCGCCGATGTGGTGGAGGATGGAATCGCCCAGGCCCTCAGCGAGGCCGATGTCATCCTCGTTTCCATCCCGCCGGGCGAAGCCGGCGATCCGGTGCTGACCAAGTTCGCTTTGTCGCTGACGCGCACGAAGCGTCTGCGCAAAATCATCTATCTGTCGACCGTCGGCGTCTATGGCGATCGCCGTGGCGAATGGGTCGACGAAGATACAGCCCCGCTCACCACCAACACCCGCAGCCTGATGCGGCTTGCGGCGGAAAATCTCTGGCGCGCCTTGGCACGCGAAGGCAACCGCAGCCTTTATGTCCTGCGTCTCGCCGGCATCTACGGGCCCCGCCGCAACCCGCTTGTGCAATTGCGTGACGGCAAGGCCAAGCGCCTCGTCAAGAAAGACCAGGTCTTCAACCGTATCCATGTCGACGACATCGTCCAGGCGATCGCCAAATGTGTCGCGCGCGACAGGGCCGGTGAAGATCTCGTGCTCAACATCGCCGACGGACATCCCGCGCCGCCGCAAGACGTGGTGACCTACGCTGCGAGCCTGATGCAGGTCGAACCACCGCCATTGATCGACTATGAGACGGCCGACTTGTCTGAAATGACGCGCAGTTTCTACGCCGAGTGCAAACGCATCTCCATCGAAGCGGCGCGATTCGAGCTTGGATTCGAGCCGATCCATCCTACTTATCGTGAAGGCTTGCAACGCCTGTGGGAAGCTGGCGAAGGTAGGTAG
- a CDS encoding glutathione S-transferase family protein, protein MGMLIDGKWEDQPLVASDKGRFVRRDSSFRSWITADGSAPKGSPNPLSGYKAERGRYHLYVGYACPWAQRTLIMRALKGLEDIISVSVVHWLMLENGWTFAKADGVIADPVGHADFLYQVYQRADSAYTGRVTIPVLWDLKTGTIVNNESSEIIRMLGNAFDGIGATPGDYYPQHLRADIDAVNDRIYNTLNNGVYRAGFATTQAAYEEAVIPLFETLDFVEARLAQHRYLCGDVLTEADIRLLTTLLRFDAIYYSHFKCNKRRIADYPNIWGFTRDLVQRPKIASTFRLDHCKKHYYGSQLQVNPTGIVPIGPEIDFAAPHDRDRFG, encoded by the coding sequence ATGGGCATGCTGATCGACGGCAAATGGGAAGACCAACCGCTTGTGGCGTCCGACAAGGGACGCTTCGTGCGCCGCGACAGTTCCTTCCGCAGCTGGATCACCGCCGATGGCAGTGCCCCGAAAGGCAGCCCCAATCCCTTGTCCGGATATAAAGCCGAGCGCGGGCGCTATCATCTCTATGTCGGCTATGCCTGCCCCTGGGCGCAACGCACGTTGATCATGCGGGCGCTGAAAGGCTTGGAAGACATCATCTCCGTCTCGGTGGTGCATTGGCTGATGCTAGAGAACGGCTGGACGTTCGCTAAAGCCGACGGCGTGATCGCCGATCCGGTCGGACATGCGGATTTTCTCTATCAGGTCTATCAGCGCGCCGACTCGGCCTACACCGGACGCGTGACCATTCCCGTGCTCTGGGATCTCAAAACCGGAACCATCGTCAACAACGAATCCTCCGAGATCATTCGGATGCTGGGCAACGCCTTCGACGGCATCGGCGCGACACCGGGCGATTACTATCCACAACATCTGCGCGCCGATATCGATGCGGTCAACGATCGCATCTACAACACGCTGAACAATGGCGTCTATCGCGCCGGTTTCGCCACCACGCAGGCAGCTTATGAAGAAGCGGTGATCCCGCTGTTCGAAACCCTCGATTTCGTCGAAGCGCGTCTCGCCCAGCACCGCTATCTCTGCGGCGATGTGTTGACCGAAGCCGACATCCGCCTGCTGACAACTCTGCTGCGCTTCGATGCGATCTATTACTCGCATTTCAAATGCAACAAGCGCCGGATTGCCGACTATCCCAACATCTGGGGATTTACGCGGGATCTGGTGCAGCGGCCGAAGATTGCTTCAACCTTCCGGCTCGATCATTGTAAGAAACACTATTACGGCAGCCAGCTGCAAGTGAACCCCACCGGCATCGTGCCGATCGGCCCGGAGATCGACTTCGCCGCGCCGCATGACCGCGATCGTTTCGGCTAG
- a CDS encoding GNAT family N-acyltransferase, which produces MKPTTERAGGQRFAGFVSAFAVQRRVVRDLHGLPESLARVGSLELKFAVTKKEIRKAQRLRYRVFFDQGSAQPDRTTQLRRRDVCPFDVTCDHLIVVDHAAKSTYGRIKPKVVGTYRLLRQNARKSDGGFYSAQEFDVAPLLARHAGKHFLELGRSCVLPEYRARRTLELLWRGIWMYVSHHNIDVMIGCASFDTVNPAEIAAPLSLLHHKASVPEDWMVRALDDRRVDMAMLADDAISPRRALAALPTLIKGYLRLGAMIGDGAVIDHQFGTTDVLIVLPVANIDDRYIDHFGGGHPPVNEIAA; this is translated from the coding sequence ATGAAACCGACAACTGAACGTGCCGGCGGGCAGCGTTTCGCCGGTTTTGTCAGTGCGTTCGCCGTTCAACGTCGCGTCGTGCGCGATCTGCATGGCTTGCCGGAATCCCTGGCGCGGGTCGGTTCGCTGGAATTGAAATTCGCCGTGACGAAGAAGGAAATCCGCAAGGCGCAGCGTCTGCGCTATCGGGTTTTCTTCGATCAGGGCTCGGCGCAGCCCGACCGCACGACGCAACTGCGCCGCCGCGACGTCTGTCCTTTCGATGTCACCTGCGATCACCTCATCGTCGTCGATCACGCGGCGAAATCAACTTATGGCCGCATCAAGCCGAAAGTCGTCGGCACCTACCGCCTGCTGCGCCAGAATGCGCGCAAGAGCGATGGCGGTTTCTATAGCGCTCAGGAATTCGATGTGGCGCCTTTGCTGGCGCGTCACGCCGGCAAGCATTTTCTTGAGCTCGGCCGCTCCTGCGTGTTGCCGGAATATCGCGCTCGCCGTACCCTTGAACTGCTATGGCGCGGCATCTGGATGTACGTCAGCCATCACAATATCGATGTGATGATCGGCTGTGCCTCTTTCGATACGGTCAATCCCGCCGAGATCGCCGCGCCCTTGTCGTTGCTGCATCATAAGGCGAGCGTTCCAGAGGATTGGATGGTGCGCGCGCTTGATGACCGCCGCGTCGACATGGCGATGCTTGCCGATGACGCCATCTCGCCGCGTCGCGCCTTGGCAGCTCTGCCGACCTTGATCAAAGGCTATCTGCGGCTTGGCGCGATGATCGGCGACGGTGCCGTCATCGATCATCAGTTCGGCACCACCGATGTTCTCATCGTTCTGCCGGTTGCCAATATCGATGATCGCTATATCGATCACTTCGGCGGCGGCCACCCGCCAGTCAATGAGATCGCGGCGTAA
- a CDS encoding ATP-binding protein, whose protein sequence is MVVSVFVVGVLGVLAALLGAAVGWAIHAALSRRKPPDKSLDEARFEKLQDELWALKEAAAARHRAEAANEAKSRFLATVSHEIRTPLNGILGMADLLRHGPLVAEQRAYVEAIHTSGTALANLIEEILDFSRIEAGRLELANEPFDIVTLVEGVTELLAPRAQDKGVGIAAVIETDVPRRLIGDAARLRQVLINLAGNAVKFTETGGVGIRVAKKSGDRVIFSVADTGPGIGPDQQETIFEDFEQGDGSATRRHGGSGLGLAISRRIIDHMQGDLRLESTGSHGSVFTFDVDLPAASGQDKADTPPLWGRRVLIVGRAPFETSYLGERLAAVGAETLRAETIGEVRSVLAQKPAPDVAIIDCALGEDVLRQIAEATRVAGVERSLILFSPFERRATAQNTLAGFDGWLVKPVRTASLIARLRGEMAGSMPTNMVEPGAKPRLELNVLLVEDNEINALVARKHLERFGAKTIHAVDGIEAVDIVSRTLRGDRPRFDVILMDIRMPGLDGIDASRWIRRLEREAGVLPTRIVALTANAFEEDRRAALDAGIDDFLTKPIDPDHLQAAILPKRQMA, encoded by the coding sequence CTCGCCGCCCTGTTGGGGGCGGCGGTCGGCTGGGCCATCCATGCCGCTCTTAGCCGCCGCAAACCGCCCGATAAATCGCTGGACGAAGCCCGGTTTGAAAAGCTGCAGGACGAGCTGTGGGCCCTGAAGGAAGCGGCCGCGGCCCGTCATCGGGCCGAGGCCGCCAATGAAGCCAAGTCTCGCTTTCTTGCCACCGTCAGCCACGAAATCCGGACGCCCCTCAATGGCATCCTTGGCATGGCCGATCTGTTGCGCCATGGACCGCTGGTGGCCGAACAGCGCGCTTATGTCGAAGCGATCCACACCTCGGGCACGGCGCTGGCCAATCTGATCGAGGAAATCCTCGATTTCTCGCGCATCGAAGCCGGCCGGTTGGAACTGGCCAACGAACCCTTTGACATCGTGACTCTGGTTGAAGGCGTCACCGAACTGTTGGCGCCGCGCGCGCAGGACAAGGGCGTCGGCATCGCCGCTGTGATCGAAACGGACGTGCCGCGCCGGCTGATCGGCGATGCGGCGCGGCTGCGGCAGGTGCTCATCAATCTCGCTGGCAATGCGGTGAAATTCACCGAGACCGGCGGCGTCGGCATTCGCGTTGCCAAGAAATCCGGCGATCGCGTGATCTTCTCGGTCGCCGATACGGGGCCTGGCATCGGGCCAGATCAGCAGGAGACCATTTTCGAGGATTTCGAACAGGGCGATGGTTCGGCCACGCGTCGCCATGGCGGCTCCGGTCTTGGCCTCGCCATTTCGCGTCGCATCATCGATCATATGCAGGGTGATCTGCGACTTGAAAGCACCGGCAGCCACGGCTCGGTCTTCACCTTCGATGTCGATCTGCCGGCGGCGTCTGGTCAGGACAAGGCCGATACGCCGCCGCTGTGGGGCCGTCGCGTGTTGATCGTCGGACGCGCCCCGTTTGAAACGAGTTATCTTGGCGAACGTCTGGCGGCGGTTGGCGCGGAAACTTTGCGGGCCGAGACGATCGGCGAGGTTCGCTCCGTTCTGGCGCAGAAGCCCGCGCCAGATGTAGCGATCATCGATTGCGCGCTGGGTGAAGATGTTTTGCGCCAGATCGCGGAAGCGACGCGCGTCGCCGGTGTTGAACGTAGCCTGATCTTGTTCTCGCCGTTCGAACGTCGCGCGACGGCTCAGAACACGTTGGCCGGTTTCGATGGCTGGCTGGTCAAACCGGTTCGCACGGCTTCGCTGATTGCTCGGCTGCGCGGTGAAATGGCCGGCAGCATGCCCACGAACATGGTCGAGCCTGGCGCCAAGCCACGACTCGAACTGAATGTGCTGCTGGTCGAAGACAATGAGATTAACGCGCTGGTGGCGCGCAAACATCTTGAACGTTTCGGCGCGAAAACCATTCATGCGGTCGATGGCATCGAAGCTGTCGATATTGTCAGCCGGACATTGCGTGGTGATCGCCCGCGCTTCGACGTCATCTTGATGGACATTCGCATGCCGGGTCTTGATGGCATCGATGCATCGCGCTGGATTAGGCGGCTTGAACGCGAAGCAGGCGTGTTGCCGACGCGCATCGTGGCGCTGACCGCGAACGCTTTCGAAGAGGATCGTCGTGCCGCGCTTGACGCGGGAATTGACGATTTCCTGACTAAACCGATCGATCCGGATCACTTGCAAGCGGCCATTCTGCCGAAGCGGCAAATGGCTTAG